The DNA segment AGTTCTTGGTGATTCTTCACCTACATCGATTTCTTCTACATAAAGTGAATCAGCATCTGGATGCTTCTGAACCTTCTTTATGAGGCCAACACGTACGTCAAGTTTCGAAACCGAAATCTCTGTTTCAGCAGATTTTGCTTTTGTATTGCCAGAAGGCTTATTTTGTTGTTTCTTTGCATTACCTATTGGCACAAATGACATGCAAAACTTAACATGGTattgtcaaagaaaaatatacaACCAAAGGCCGACATGAGCTCGTGAGGAACAGTTTCATTTGAACTTTAACTGTCATGAAATATGCACCACGCGTAAATCATACACATTAACAATCTGGAAAAGACCATCTCCGCAAAATGtgcaaacttatgattaataagaaTGCTTTGGGTGTGGATGCTTATGAGAGCACTTGAGAACAATGCCTCTGGATCTGAACATGTAATCTCAATTTAGTTTTTTGACTAAAATTTTAAATTGAATAAAACCTATTCTCATCAGCTCGGTAAAAGCCAAAACTTTGCACAGCTCCAAGACCACTAGTGGAGTTTTGCTACATAGAGTTGTTCTTACTGCTGATGACTGTTGATGATAATATGACTAGTCAAACTAGGAGTCATCAAATAACTTGTTACTAGTAATATCTTCATAAGTCTCCCTCTTAAGTCTGCTCATGCCACTAATTTGAATTGTCTCGCCTCACCTTCAAGTTTTTGGATCAGTTCAAATTACCTTAAATAGTCTTTTCTGTTATATCCTCAATCATAACTATACCCATTTTATCCAATAAATGTGAATATCTTTTATTCTATCTTCTTTAAATCCCCACGCGTTATCTAGGTActcataatttttttcttctaatctAAGAGTTGCATGGCAACTACACAACACTGCAGATGAACCACTACATTTAAATCTATAAGCAAATAAATCATGTTATTGTGATTTAAAATTCTGCATTATAAATGCTTTGTCAGAGCTGTATTGCCTAAGTTTTTCTGTAGCTCAATTTACCTGCTTTTGCCATTTTTCTGATTCATTCTGCTAAAAACTTACCTAAGAAACAAAGATCAAATATACAAATTGAGGAAAGATATTTAGACAGCCATAGTCCAGAACATGGTAAAACTTGAATCTTAGGCATCAACTTCTCTGTGAACTTTATGAACCTTCTTCCAAATGTTATTTATTAGTATAAAacgtatgaattttttttaaatcccAACTCTTAAGTCTCAAAGTCCATGACAGATTAAAACCCATTCTTTTATCAAGTCAGAGTTTCATGAATTAATTAAAGATGTTTTTGAATTGCTTATTGCATCTTATGCATTTTTTCTGGTTTACTAAAAGTTCATAGCTTGTAATGAAAAAATAGGAGATTTTTTATACCATGGGTCAGAAACACTCTACCTGTTATCTTTGTGGCTTTTAGTTGCTCAGCAACTTTATTTGCATCAGTTTCAGCCTTCACAATTCTCTCAGCTTGACTACCAGCAAATCTCACCCTGAAGGATTCCACGTCTTCATCTTTCTGCTCGGAAGAGCATTCAATAAATATCCAAGCAAGTGAAATGCAATTGACAAAATCATGCACAAAGTTAATATGTATAAAAATGAGCTATCAAGCGATAAACAAACTAATGCACACCAGTTCCTTAAACAGTGGTTCAGGTTTCCCTATATGGTGACCAGATGGCAGAAAATCCCAAGGTCTCTTTGCTTTGTCAGTTTGTCCATTTTCATCACAAAAGGAGATATTGGCTTCCAGAGGTAAATTGAGCTGCCTTAGCACCTAGCACACCAAAGAAACATTATCCAGATCTCATTAGAGAACCCTAAAACCAAAGATTAAGCAGCAGAAGGTGCTTATCAAACATAAAAAAGCAAAGGGAATAAAGAGAAAGTAAAATTTACTTCAACAGAAAATGAAGGCATGAATGGTTCCAACAAACATGCAAGAAGGTAGACAAGCCCAGCTGAGGTCTTCATCACAATGGCACAAGAAGATGGATCTTCTTTGTACAGCTTCCAGAATTGGCTTTCCTATATCACATACCCAAAAAAAAGGTAATAGAACTAGCATACAAGTACTCACAATTGACAAAGAAAATTCAATGGAACCTACTTGGAGATATGCATTTCCTTCACTGGATATGCTCATTGCAATCTTTAGACCTTGTTTTAGTTTAACCTGCAAAAGACagaaaaatattttctccagtaATTGATATATCACACAAACTAATCACCGAATTGAGGTGTGTGTGCGTGTGGAGGCTTTTGTATCTTAGTCAAAATCAAACTTCACATAATCACCTTTTCCATAGCATCCAGATATTGGTCAACCAATTTACCAACTTTTTCTCCTAAATATTTTGTTAGTTGCTGAGATTGTGGATTTGAAGCATCAGGAATGATTGACCCATATCCTGCTCCTGCAATAAATAACAAATGGCATTTACTGATAAATCATTGTATCATGAAACACCATCAGTGCTTTCAAAATGACAAATTAATAACTTCATATTTGCACAAGAATAGTGAGCACATGTTAGCTGGGTAGCTTCCCACATGATGTTGCCATTTAAATATTTCCGTCATGATTGAACAAGAGAAAACATTTGGATAGCAAAGAAACAATTTTTTACATGTAAATTAGAAGATTGGAGAAGGTATCTCATAAAATTTCCATAAGACAAACAGAATTTTAATAAAACTATAAGCAAAAAGGCTTAGATATTTTGAGCTGATTTTGACACCTGTTAAGAACATGTTCATCTTGTGGTAAAAACCAATTCTCAATCAATTTCATTTGCATACCAACAGATTTCATAATAGATTAAGCTTATACAACCAAGGAAAGGCCCTCCCAAGATTGCAAGTAGTTGGTAATAGTCAAAAGATTAGATAGAGAAGTCAATGACTGAAACTGTCATATCAAGTGAAATGATGATATTATTAGGCATAATCCCTAGAAGGGCAGGAAACTTCTCTTTGCTTCATCCAAGTCATCTCAAATCTAAAATCTAGTACCCCATAGATAAAAAAGAACACCACCTAAAAAATAAAACCTCAACTGTTTAATGCTTTGCCTGCCTTAGAAGCCATGTAATGCCAGAGACCATCGCTCATAGCCTTGGCATGCTGAACACAACACAAATCCAATAGTTCAAGGCACGGTATAAGACAAATTGAAGCTAAGGACTTTAGTTAAGTTTCCATAATAGTTTAAAGATGGTCCTATATGATTTATTATTTACTGGATAACGCAAGACAAATTGCATTTCCAAAAGCCATAAAATGGTACACAATTTAACAAAAAAAGCTACACTAGCTATTGCAATTTTACTTTAAAATTAAAAACTTCAAAAAGAGGAGTCTTCAATTTGGTAGCACAATGAATGTAAAAGCATTAAATTCAGACTATATACAAAATAAAGTCAAACTGGTTCATAATGCTTAGGGGACTGCAAGTATATTAGTTtgcatgatttcaataaccaaccTTCTGGTTTTGCAATAAAGCTTAGAACACGATTGATGAAATTCCCTAAGTTGTTCAGCAACTCAGTATTCAGCTTAGCCTGCAAGTCTGCCCATGTAAACAATGTGTCCGATACCTGATTCACAAAAACCAATCAGGATACTACATATGGCAACAAGTACTGGATCTAATTGGCAAAATTTTATGGGCATTTAGAATCAAAACTACAGTTTATCTTAGGACTCACCTCAGGCCTATTCGTCAACAAATAGTATCTCCATACTTCAGTAGGAATCTTTGTATCCTTGGCATCATTACCAAAAACTCCAATTCCCTTACTTTTAGAAAACTTTCCTGCAACACCACAAACAGGTAAATAAACCAGAATATTCTATGTACCAAGAGCATAAAACTGTCTTACAGTAAATTACAACCACATTACTTTATAAGGTTTACCAAAAACATTTCAACAATACTGCACGTTGCTATGATTAAAGAGTTCAGATGGAATCTATTTCAAACTCAATTTTAATAGTACAAAGAGAAAACTAAAATGTTATTAGGATGGATGGACATGAATTCCTGTAATAGAAGTTAGGTTCCTTGGATCAATCAATCAACATGGCAGAGAGATTGAGGAtactatgcatagaacaaaagttGGGTGGTTAAATTGGAGAGGGGTGTGATCACTGAGTGCTTttatagaagaaaattttcataAGAGATGAGGGAGACCTAAGAATGATAAttataaaaaagataattaaaatgCTTTACATTTAACCAGAGATATTGCCTCGCACAAAATTCAATAGCAGCAAAAAATCCATATAACTCCTCCAATTATTTGGGATTATTATGAATTATTGTTGTTGATCACAAAAGCAGAACCAACATAGTTATAATAATTGATGGATTCATTTCAATTGAATTTACCTGAAATCAAAACTGAATATGGTTATGAATCTAGCTTGAATGCATCTAATTGGTCATCATCATAATTCTTCCTAGCATAAAGGTTCACCAGGTTGTAAGGGTGATAGTATTCACTAGTAACAAACTCATGAAATTTTGCAGTGAATCTTGAGAAATCTAGAAATGGCTCTTTGGCTGTACATTTGGTATTCAAGTAGTTCAGCTAATCCAGCACCCGCATAGAAAATGACTCTTACCATGTGGTTATGCTAATCCAAGTATTTTGATGTCATTACTTGAAACCATGAACCCCAACAAAAATGCCGCACATCTTATATCAATTTTAAGTTGATGGCAGAATATATATGACATTGTGATACAAAAACCTCCTTAGTTAGTTAGTTATCAACCAATCATCTACTGCTTGACATTGTGATGCAAAAACCTACAACATTATCAACCAATCATTTACTACCACTGAATGCCCCTTTGTTAATCGACTCCAACAATTTCAGTCTTGGCCTTAGATGTAGCCTCGAATCCAGAGAGTTcaatgttgatgacaaaaggcagTAGTTCTGTAGTTGTACTTACGTGTATCTGAGAGTAACATGTCATTGGTGAGAAGAGACAGAATATTTATTAGCTTGTGATAAAAGAACCTAGTTCCTTATCAAACTGTTTCTTTAACTACTACTGCTACTAATTTTCCTTTTGTTAATTGACTCCAACTACTCCTGCATTGGCCATTTTGGGATGTAGCCTTTAATCTAGAGAGTTTGTTAGTGAGGTGCAATCTCTGTGATGTCAGAAGAAAATCTAGCGGCAGTGCCCCATTTGAAACTGTGTAGCTGAGAGTAACATGTGGTTGGTGAGAAGATAGAAGAAATATAGAAAAAACATGTATAAGGATATTTGTAGGTTAATAGACATCTAAAAATTCTCGATTATTTATGATTGTTGACAGACAATTctgtaattcttttttttttcctctctatagatatacatgtatatatcatgCAAACAAAGGTGCCCACTCAGGATTGCCAATAGGCACCAGATGCTCCAACCAGGGTTTTTAATATCGTTCCATACTGTCGGAtatgggtggtatgtaccggtccgccagCTGACCAGCACGCGGAcccccgctaccgggcggtattagccTGGCTGCGATGAGGCGGGGCGAGGAAGAAGAGGGCATTCAAAGAAAAGGGAGAAgcatcgaagaagagggagaagcattGAGAAAGAGTATCGTGGAGTCACTGATGCCCTTTCTCGATTCTGATCTGACGCCGCCCTCCCTCGACAATCCCGATCTAGGAGATAACGACGAGGAGAATCGTACCTTTTTGGAGGGGGAGTTGGAGGCGCGGGGATCAGGGGAGGCGATGGTGAGTGTAGCAAAAGAGGCGACGAAGACCCCGACCTTCTTCATCTCCGAACGTCTCCTTCGTCCACTGTTGTGGCACGAAGAACCTTCCGATGTCGATGTCATCTTTCTTCTCCCCACCTCCTTGACGTCGAAGGCCGCAAACGAGACAATCGCTCAGTATGTCGTATCtatatctttttatatctttatctattattttttatttttatattttttatataaaaagataaatacTTTTTTTTAATAGTGATCCTGTACACCTAACTTTACATTCAAGCACTGTCTACGCATGGCTTAGATAGTTTGTCTTCACCAATGCACACAGATTAGGAATAGGGTGGAATAATGccatcgaatatatatatatatatatatatagtaccactcggtataccataccgtatcataccgagcaaagctcgaaatACCGATACAGTATGAAATTTCAATCATTGGCTCCAACCATAAACGTAACTGTTTGGGGTTTACTTTTTCTTCATAGATCATCCCATGACCAAGCTCTAAAGAGTTACAGATAAATCCAAGCATTGTTATTTTAAATATACTTTGCCCAAAAGATGCATATAAAATAAACCAAATATACGGAAAGAACAATCATAAAAAGAACCTGTTCAACAATCTAAATACATAACTATGAATAGGCAGTCAATAGTACCTGATTCATAATTTAAATATTCTGTGACACTTATCGTCTTCATCATGGTCCACCTTTCGCCAGTTCCAAGTAGAGTAGAAGGAAACATTACCTAGAACACAACAGCATATTAATATCTAAAGAAATACTTTCTGTCAAGGAGTGACTTCAGATACATAACAAACACAGTAATGTATGTACATCCAGGTCTGAATAAAGAGTCCAATAATACAGCAGCAGGCAAAGTTCACCCTGAAATTAGTGGTTCAACACTTCAGGTGTTAGAATTTATGAGTGGTTAACCATATAAGTATGTACTGAACTATTTCGTAATGTGACAGACCCTTTGAATAAGTTTTTGGACTTTAAAATAACCCAAACACACAGGGAGGTAATAGGGCTTATAACTGGCTCGTTGTTAGCATGATGTGAAGTTGGCATTTTATATATCTCCTCCATGCTGATATATACACAAAGATGATTCCTTAAAATTCTAAGAACATATCATGGGATTTCATGGTGTTACAAAAACCATGATGCTACTATCAGTACACTTGGTGTCTTATTCCTCTGATGTTGTCAGTATTCACTCAACTAGACATCATTATACATGAAATGCCTCATGAACTTACTTGTAATATTCACATTTTAACACTGATGAAACAAAAATTAGCTTTTTGAAAGCTTATCTATGTGTGCTCATTTCCCAACTATATTAGACACTAgaataaactcagatttacgttgcCCATATGCCCCATACTAATGCAAACTTGCCACGAATGTGAAAAATAAAATTGTCACAGAAACCCTACATTTGGTGACCAAGTATAATGAATCCATgggttgataaaaaaaatatctctTGCAACTTAAGTAGCATACTCAAAATCCCAAAATTCACCATGCTAAAGTGATTACATTTTAGATCGCAGGCACTTGAAGAATAGACTTCAGATTGTGTCAAATTTTGTCACAATACAAATACAAAGGTCTACATAAGATAGATTGTCTTTGAATGCTAATGTACGAATGAAGAAAAGAATTTTACTGTGTGAAATGGCACGTTATCCTTGCCCATAAATTGATACAACTCCACATTATCAGGATTCTTCCACCATTGCTCCCACTCGGAAGTGTAGCATGCAGTGATAGAAATATATCCAATAGGGGCATCAAACCACACATAAAACACCTACACAGATAAATACCAAGGGTCAATTGTTAGGGTTGATACCACTATGACATTATCTcttagatctcttaagagcataaaGCTGAAAAGTGCATGAAGCATCAATCAGTTTCCATTATAGATGTCAATCTAAATGCTTTTAAATTGCACGGATTTCTTGTACCTTATCTTTATACTTCTCATGTGGCACCGGAACTCCCCATTTAAGATCCCTTGTAATACAACGAGGTCTCAGACCTTCTTTCAGCCATGCATTTGTAGCTTGAATAGCATTTTGGCTCCAAGATCCAGCCACTGACATGGTGTTAATGTATTCTTCCAGCTTCTCTCTCAGCAAGGGTAGCTCTAGGAACAAATGATCTGTATCACGTATGCGAGGAGCGCTATGACACACCTAATATGATAATAACTCCACTTAGGTGTATAAACAAGCCAAATACATCATTCACGGT comes from the Musa acuminata AAA Group cultivar baxijiao chromosome BXJ2-8, Cavendish_Baxijiao_AAA, whole genome shotgun sequence genome and includes:
- the LOC135620194 gene encoding probable methionine--tRNA ligase, with the translated sequence MADSSAKKAPKLPIPGRRNILITSALPYVNNVPHLGNIIGCVLSADVFARYCRLRGYNTIYMCGTDEYGTATETKAMEENCSPKEICDKYHAIHRDVYEWFDISFDKFGRTSAPQQTEVCQAIFHKLLDNKWLSENTMQQLYCDTCQRFLADRLVEGTCPTLDCNYDSARGDQCEKCGKLLNPTELKDPKCKVCHSAPRIRDTDHLFLELPLLREKLEEYINTMSVAGSWSQNAIQATNAWLKEGLRPRCITRDLKWGVPVPHEKYKDKVFYVWFDAPIGYISITACYTSEWEQWWKNPDNVELYQFMGKDNVPFHTVMFPSTLLGTGERWTMMKTISVTEYLNYESGKFSKSKGIGVFGNDAKDTKIPTEVWRYYLLTNRPEVSDTLFTWADLQAKLNTELLNNLGNFINRVLSFIAKPEGAGYGSIIPDASNPQSQQLTKYLGEKVGKLVDQYLDAMEKVKLKQGLKIAMSISSEGNAYLQESQFWKLYKEDPSSCAIVMKTSAGLVYLLACLLEPFMPSFSVEVLRQLNLPLEANISFCDENGQTDKAKRPWDFLPSGHHIGKPEPLFKELKDEDVESFRVRFAGSQAERIVKAETDANKVAEQLKATKITGNAKKQQNKPSGNTKAKSAETEISVSKLDVRVGLIKKVQKHPDADSLYVEEIDVGEESPRTVVSGLVKYIPLEEMQNRKVCVLCNLKPVTMRGIKSHAMVLAASNDDHTKVELVDPPSSAAVGERVTFPGCSGEPDGILSAKSKVWEKVQVDLQSNSELVACYKDVPFTTSAGVCKVSSIANGAIR